One part of the Arabidopsis thaliana chromosome 4, partial sequence genome encodes these proteins:
- a CDS encoding uncharacterized protein (unknown protein; Has 2 Blast hits to 2 proteins in 1 species: Archae - 0; Bacteria - 0; Metazoa - 0; Fungi - 0; Plants - 2; Viruses - 0; Other Eukaryotes - 0 (source: NCBI BLink).) produces the protein MTKKEEEHVVESLNLPDVAGKPSTKVGPMGSREDVSGMGDRGVTVVSEPDPDKCGVKKALTVGVTVMVRNEDVGIYNVGEL, from the exons ATgacgaagaaagaagaagagcatgTCGTAGag TCTTTAAACCTCCCGGATGTAGCAGGCAAACCATCGACAAAGGTTGGGCCCATGGGCTCGAGAGAAGACGTGAGTGGTATGGGCGATCGAGGTGTTAcagtggtatcagagccagATCCAGATAAGTGCGGAGTCAAGAAGGCTCTCACCGTCGGGGTGACGGTCATGGTGCGCAACGAGGACGTTGGGATCTATAATGTGGGTGAACTGTAA